A genome region from Cucurbita pepo subsp. pepo cultivar mu-cu-16 chromosome LG02, ASM280686v2, whole genome shotgun sequence includes the following:
- the LOC111788196 gene encoding uncharacterized protein At2g24330-like, with amino-acid sequence MAEEKAAAGEGEKKDTIADVAGKKKSKGIFSRLWNGIFRVRGDDFEKRLQHISKEEAAVLARLKRRSLTWRRMARNLIIFSVIFEIIAICYAIITTRAVDMNWKMRAFRVLPMFLLPALSTLAYTTFLSFTRMCDRKDQKTLERLRAERQAKIDELKEKTNYYITQQLIQRYDPDPAAKAAAATVLASKLGADSGLKVHLGDESNLNVPSGKSNDVEFVPPGGGLRNRKQGHSRSSSAGSGSLHHHDEDARRSAVFEGRQASEANQLVVDHYNPQGPAVNDGGWLARIAALLVGEDPMQSYALICGNCHMHNGLVKREDFPFITYYCPHCHALNRSNQLDEQVSGNGSPGSDSVRAKNTSDTTNTPRSVIDGVLASNLHTETISETQDTVEETESENVVSEEEEKVRTAETT; translated from the exons ATGGCCGAGGAAAAAGCTGCCGCGGGAGAAGGCGAGAAGAAGGATACCATTGCGGATGTAGCCGGGAAGAAGAAATCCAAGGGGATTTTCTCGCGGCTTTGGAATGGTATCTTCCGAGTACGTGGCGATGATTTTGAAAAGAGACTTCAACACATTTCTAAGGAAGAAGCTGCTGTGCTTGCTAGGTTGAAGCGTAGATCCCTAACCTGGCGGAGAATGGCCAGaaatcttattatattttctgtCATTTTTGAG ATTATTGCAATCTGTTATGCTATAATAACTACAAGAGCTGTAGATATGAACTGGAAGATGAGGGCGTTTAGAGTTTTACCCATGTTTCTTTTGCCTGCATTATCAACTCTGGCTTATACGACATTTCTTAGCTTCACAAGAATGT GTGATCGGAAGGACCAGAAAACTCTTGAAAGGCTGCGAGCTGAAAGGCAAGCTAAAATTGATGAACTTAAGGAAAAGACTAATTATTACATTACTCAGCAGCTCATCCAG AGATATGATCCTGACCCTGCGGCAAAGGCAGCCGCTGCAACTGTATTGGCTTCCAAGTTGGGAGCAGATTCAGGCTTAAAGGTTCATTTGGGCGATGAATCAAATCTTAATGTTCCGTCGGGGAAGAGCAATGACGTTGAATTTGTACCACCTGGTGGTGGGCTTCGGAACAGAAAACAAGGTCACTCCCGTTCCAGTAGCGCGGGTAGTGGTTCGTTGCATCATCATGATGAAGATGCACGACGATCTGCAGTATTTGAAGGTCGTCAGGCTTCTGAGGCTAATCAGTTGGTTGTCGATCATTACAATCCCCAAGGACCAGCTGTGAACGATGGAGGATGGTTAGCTCGAATCGCTGCATTGCTTGTCGGAGAGGATCCAATGCAGTCTTATGCACTCATCTGTGGCAACTGCCATATGCACAATG GACTTGTCAAGAGGGAAGATTTCCCATTCATAACATACTACTGCCCTCATTGTCATGCCTTGAATCGTTCCAATCAATTGGACGAACAAGTTTCAGGCAACGGTAGTCCCGGTTCTGACTCTGTTAGAGCAAAAAACACTAGCGACACCACAAATACTCCCAGATCCGTTATCGATGGTGTACTCGCCAGCAATCTCCACACAGAAACAATCTCTGAGACTCAGGACACCGTCGAAGAGACAGAATCTGAAAACGTAGTtagcgaagaagaagaaaaggtacGCACTGCCGAAACGACATAG
- the LOC111788327 gene encoding guanine nucleotide-binding protein subunit gamma 2-like: MDEHHQSPPGGGGEKSAKREEDEEVSSEAEAEAEAKSKSKSAAPCKNSFFGRHRISAAINRLQNEINIIEEELQQLESVGESSTVCKELVSSVESVPDPLLSETIGPPDVNWDQWFRGAHDGRNHRRWI; encoded by the exons ATGGATGAACACCACCAATCACCGCCGGGAGGTGGAGGAGAAAAATCGGCGAAgcgagaagaagatgaagaagtcaGTTCAGAAGCCGAAGCCGAAGCCGAAGCGAAATCTAAATCCAAATCTGCCGCTCCGTGCAAGAACAGTTTCTTTGGTAGACATAGAATCTCAGCGGCCATTAACAGACTCCAAAACGAAATCAATATCATCGAG GAAGAATTGCAACAGCTTGAGAGCGTAGGCGAATCCTCCACCGTCTGCAAAGA ACTCGTCTCGAGCGTTGAATCGGTTCCCGATCCTCTGCTTTCAGA AACAATCGGCCCGCCGGACGTCAACTGGGACCAGTGGTTCCGAGGAGCTCACGACGGCCGCAACCACAGACGGTGGATCTGA
- the LOC111788127 gene encoding protein arginine N-methyltransferase 1.5, translating to MPLGDRAGDKSESRYCGVETEFDDDVPQLLISNLSSGGFDFVVAPLMNPSYRPSLVQKENGCSAVLPFAGSDLILSPAQWSSHVVGKISSWIDLDSEDEILRIDSETTLKQEIAWASHLSLQACLLPAPKGTSYANYARCVHQILQGLNNMQLWLRIPLVKVDDDSTDAKSEHLVDSWDLWNSFRLLCEHHSQLSVALDILSTLPSPNSLGRWFGESVRAALISTDCFLTNSRGYPCLSKRHQKLITGFFNHSIQVVLSGKALHNVSRGGTDSPTGLNKSPSDGVQSHPLRCYLDYVAFLYQRMDPLPEQERIELGYRDFLQAPLQPLMDNLESQTYETFEKDAVKYIQYQRAIAKALKDRVPDDKASSVTTVLMVVGAGRGPLVRAALQAAEETDRKLKVYAVEKNPNAVVTLNCLVRMEGWEKIVTIISCDMRSWEASEKADILVSELLGSFGDNELSPECLDGAQRFLKEDGISIPSSYTSFLQPITASKLYNDVKAHKDVVHFETAYVVKLHNVARLSPPXVFTFTHPNKISEGSNERYKKLVFEIPNDTGAAIIHGFGGYFDATLYGDVHLGTEPSTATPNMFSWFAIFFPLRTPICVRPGSSVQVNFWRCCNPSKVWYEWCVTSPSQSPLHNVNGRSYWVGL from the exons ATGCCGCTTGGAGATAGAGCAGGCGATAAGAGCGAGTCTCGTTATTGCGGTGTCGAGACTGAATTTGATGACGATGTGCCTCAGCTCTTAATCTCAAATCTATCCTCTGGTGGATTTGATTTCGTCGTCGCACCTCTG ATGAATCCATCCTATCGACCAAGCTTGGTGCAAAAAGAGAATGGTTGCTCTGCCGTTCTCCCATTTGCTGGATCAGACTTGATTTTAAGCCCTGCACAGTGGAGCAGCCACGTTGTTG GAAAAATTAGTTCTTGGATTGACTTAGATTCTGAAGATGAGATTTTACGAATTGATTCTGAGACAACTCTAAAGCAAGAGATTGCATGGGCTTCTCATCTCTCTCTGCAG GCATGCCTTCTTCCAGCACCTAAGGGAACATCATATGCTAATTATGCTAGGTGTGTTCATCAGATTTTGCAGGGCCTTAATAACATGCAG TTGTGGCTCAGGATACCTCTGGTGAAGGTTGATGACGATTCTACAGATGCTAAATCTGAACATTTG GTTGATTCTTGGGATTTGTGGAACTCATTTCGTCTGCTTTGCGAGCACCACAGTCAGTTATCAGTTGCACTCGACATTTT GAGTACGTTGCCATCACCAAATTCGCTTGGACGATGGTTTGGGGAGTCTGTCAGAGCAGCCCTTATTAGCACTGAT TGTTTCTTGACTAATTCACGGGGTTATCCATGCCTGTCAAAGCGGCACCAGAAGTTGATTACTGGATTTTTCAATCATTCTATTCAG GTAGTTTTATCTGGGAAGGCATTGCACAACGTTTCAAGGGGAGGTACAGATTCGCCTACTGGTCTCAACAAAAGTCCTTCTGATG GTGTTCAGTCTCATCCCTTGAGGTGCTATTTAGATTATGTTGCTTTTCTCTACCAGAGAATGGACCCACTCCCTGAGCAAGAAAGAATTGAG CTTGGATACAGGGATTTCTTACAGGCCCCTCTGCAA CCTCTTATGGATAATCTAGAATCTCAAACTTATGAAACTTTTGAGAAAGACGCAGTCAAATACATTCAG TACCAACGTGCAATTGCTAAAGCTTTGAAAGATAGGGTCCCGGATGATAAGGCGTCTTCAGTAACAACA GTATTGATGGTCGTAGGCGCAGGTCGTGGTCCTCTGGTTCGGGCAGCATTGCAG GCAGCAGAAGAAACAGACCGCAAACTGAAAGTTTATGCTGTGGAGAAAAATCCTAATGCAGTTGTAACTCTTAAT TGTTTGGTTAGAATGGAGGGCTGGGAAAAAATTGTTACCATAATTTCCTGCGACATGCGTTCCTGGGAAGCTTCAGAGAAGGCTGATATTTTG gtgAGTGAGCTGCTGGGTTCTTTTGGTGACAATGAACTATCTCCAGAATGTCTTGATGGGGCCCAGAGATTCTTAAAAGAAGATGGCATTTCAATACCTTCTTC GTACACGAGTTTCCTCCAACCAATTACTGCCTCCAAGCTATACAATGAT GTGAAGGCACATAAAGATGTGGTCCACTTTGAAACTGCCTACGTTGTCAAACTGCACAACGTAGCAAGACTCTCTCCTCCTN AGGTCTTTACCTTTACTCACCCGAATAAAATATCGGAGGGAAGCAATGAACGGTATAAGAAGCTGGTATTTGAGATACCGAACGACACTGGTGCAGCCATAATACATG GTTTTGGTGGTTATTTTGATGCGACTTTATATGGTGATGTTCATCTGGGCACTGAACCATCCACAGCCACGCCAAATATGTTCAGTTG GTTCGCAATATTCTTCCCATTAAGGACTCCAATATGCGTGCGGCCGGGTTCTTCCGTACAAGTCAATTTCTGGCGTTGTTGTAATCCTAGCAAG GTCTGGTACGAGTGGTGTGTGACGTCTCCCAGCCAGTCCCCGCTACATAACGTCAACGGCCGTTCGTATTGGGTTGGCCTATAA
- the LOC111788301 gene encoding uncharacterized protein LOC111788301, with protein MAVSVKVMSLIVACLGVISFLFGVVAENKKPASGTPIPGKGLVICQYPSDPTVVLGYLSVAFLLASSSAGYFSLFYPYHGKSVPRGALFKNSSFSIFFNIALFTTGLAMTLLAWPTLTEQLHLSRNVHYDLETACPTAKTGLLGGGAFLSLDSSLFWLVALMLAGNAREDYFDEIEENGTSAQALQSSA; from the exons ATGGCCGTGTCTGTCAAGGTGATGTCTCTTATTGTCGCTTGTTTGGGTGTGATATCCTTCCTATTTGGAGTCGTTGCTGAGAACAAGAAG CCTGCATCTGGAACTCCCATCCCAGGCAAAGGCCTTGTTATCTGTCAATACCCGAGCGACCCAACTGTCGTCTTAGGATATCTTTCCGTTGCATTTCTTCTTGCTTCTTCAAGTGCAGGATACTTCTCTTTGTTCTATCCTTACCATGGAAAATCCGTTCCTCGAGGTGCCTTGTTTAAGAACAGCagtttctctattttcttcaaCATTGCTCT GTTCACAACCGGATTAGCTATGACTTTGCTCGCATGGCCTACGCTCACCGAGCAACTTCACTTATCTCGCAACGTTCATTACGATCTCGAAACAGCATGCCCAACTGCTAAGACAGGTCTTTTGGGTGGTGGTGCATTTCTCTCCCTTGATTCATCCCTCTTTTGGTTGGTTGCCCTAATGTTGGCTGGAAATGCTCGAGAAGACTACTTTGATGAAATAGAGGAAAATGGAACCAGTGCTCAAGCTCTTCAAAGCAGCGCATGA
- the LOC111788338 gene encoding fasciclin-like arabinogalactan protein 14 — protein MDSRAISTAFLVNFLLLSAASAFNVTKLLGQFPDFTNFNDLLTQTKLADEINSRLTLTVLALDNGAVSSLSGKPLDVVKRILSVHVLLDYYDTKKIATLASDSTSVLTTLFQTTGIAMNQQGFLKVTLTNEGEVAFGSAVKGAQAESKLVRSVAAQPYNISVLQITSPIQVPGIDSKPGHSTPLAPPPKASAPVQSPKKAPAPAAKSPSKADAPASPSPNPAADSPASSPPKPAADSPDATDDDDSDAAAPGPSDDSGASSGRFIGAATVLAVISSFLAL, from the exons ATGGATTCCAGAGCTATTTCCACTGCCTTTCTTGTGAATTTCCTCCTCTTATCCGCCGCATCGGCTTTCAATGTCACTAAGCTCCTTGGCCAGTTCCCTGATTTCACCAATTTCAACGATTTACTCACACAAACCAAACTCGCCGATGAAATTAACAGCCGCTTGACTCTCACCGTCCTTGCTCTCGACAATGGTGCCGTTTCTAGCCTCTCCGGCAAGCCATTGGACGTCGTGAAGCGGATCTTGAGCGTTCACGTTCTTCTTGACTACTACGATACTAAGAAAATTGCAACATTGGCGAGCGATAGTACTTCCGTTCTCACCACTCTGTTTCAGACCACTGGCATCGCCATGAATCAGCAAGGTTTTCTCAAGGTTACGCTGACTAATGAAGGCGAGGTTGCGTTCGGTTCCGCTGTGAAAGGAGCACAGGCCGAGTCGAAATTGGTGAGATCTGTTGCTGCTCAGCCGTACAACATCTCTGTTCTTCAGATTACTTCTCCGATTCAGGTTCCTGGAATCGATTCCAAGCCAGGCCACTCCACTCCACTAGCACCACCACCGAAGGCGTCTGCTCCGGTCCAATCTCCTAAAAAGGCACCGGCTCCGGCTGCCAAGTCTCCATCAAAGGCTGATGCTCCGGCC AGTCCTTCGCCAAATCCCGCTGCCGATTCACCGGCGAGCTCTCCGCCAAAGCCCGCTGCCGATTCTCCAGATGCGACCGATGACGACGATTCTGATGCGGCTGCACCAGGACCTAGCGATGATTCTGGCGCCTCAAGCGGTAGGTTCATCGGAGCTGCGACAGTTCTGGCGGTGATCTCGTCGTTTCTGGCTCTCTGA
- the LOC111788304 gene encoding uncharacterized protein LOC111788304 — protein MAVSVKLMSLTVGTLGVISFIFGIVAENKKPASGTLIPGKGLVICKYPGDPTVALGFLSFLFLLASSIAGYTSLFYPYQGKSVPRGAMFKNGSFSVFFNVAQFTTGLAIALLVWPTVTEQLHLMHNIHHNAVTKCPTAKTGLLGGGAFLSLDSCLFWLVALMLAGNAREDYFNEIEEKESNAQALKSSV, from the exons ATGGCTGTTTCTGTTAAATTGATGTCTCTTACTGTTGGAACTTTGGGTGTAATATCCTTTATATTTGGAATCGTCGCCGAAAACAAGAAG CCTGCATCTGGAACTCTCATCCCAGGCAAAGGCCTTGTTATCTGTAAATATCCTGGCGACCCGACGGTTGCCTTGggatttctttcctttctgtttcttcttgCTTCTTCCATTGCGGGATACACCTCCCTGTTCTATCCTTACCAAGGAAAATCGGTTCCTCGAGGAGCGATGTTTAAGAATGGTAGTTTCTCTGTGTTCTTCAACGTTGCTCA ATTCACAACCGGATTAGCTATTGCTTTGCTGGTATGGCCCACGGTCACAGAGCAACTTCACTTGATGCATAATATTCATCACAATGCTGTGACAAAGTGCCCGACCGCTAAGACCGGTCTTCTAGGTGGCGGTGCATTTTTATCCCTGGATTCATGCCTCTTCTGGCTGGTTGCTCTGATGTTGGCTGGTAATGCACGAGAGGACTACTTTAatgaaatagaagaaaaagaaagcaatgCTCAAGCTCTCAAGAGCAGTGTATGA
- the LOC111788179 gene encoding uncharacterized protein LOC111788179 has product MALRSSMLKLSLFSSSPSQSFRLRYLISTCATPAPSIFRCCSISTATDGNKVKKAKQKKTKNVKASTAVPKSSESSSSSLKLALVKEKRRTRSTKEFDEKAVQFGDTAAHIPVMLAEVLDVFSASSGRPLRSFVDCTVGAGGHSSAIIQAHPELKFYMGMDVDPIALDKAQDRISDLFCEDSDLKAYTVLKNFKYMKSLLADSDEKPLEPGVDGILMDLGMSSMQVDDPERGFSVLCDGPLDMRMDPQASLKAEDILNSWPEIEVGRVLRVYGEESNWYSLQNKIVKARSQGGLHTTSELVDLIRKSTPGFKGGRQGWIKTATRVFQALRIAVNDELKVLEDALYSAFECLAPGGRLAVISFHSLEDRVVKQTFLDIINNPKTEGWDEEEVIRVNEDNNREEKEEEWIKQTVKGSKGRILTKRPITPSEEEERLNRRCRSAKLRVIQKNNAF; this is encoded by the exons ATGGCTTTGAGATCATCAATGTTGAAGCTCtcgttgttttcttcttctccgtcGCAATCTTTCCGTTTACGGTATTTGATTTCCACCTGTGCTACTCCGGCGCCGAGTATTTTCCGGTGCTGTTCCATTTCTACTGCTACTGATGGTAATAAGGTAAAGAAGGCGAagcagaagaaaacaaagaacgTTAAGGCGAGTACCGCTGTTCCGAAGTCATCCGAGTCTTCGTCTTCGTCTTTGAAATTGGCTTTGGTGAAGGAGAAAAGGAGGACTCGTTCCACTAAGGAGTTTGATGAGAAAGCTGTCCAGTTCGGGGATACTGCTGCTCACATTCCTGTGATGCTTGCGGAAGTATTGGACGTGTTTTCTGCTTCTTCCGGAAGGCCGCTTCGCTCCTTTGTAGATTGCACTGTCGGTGCCGGTGGACATTCCTCTGCT ATAATTCAAGCGCATCCAGAGTTGAAATTTTACATGGGAATGGACGTCGATCCAATTGCACTTGATaaggctcaagatcggattAGTGATCTTTTCTGCGAGGATTCTGATTTGAAAGCATATACCGTTCTGAAGAACTTCAAATATATGAAATCGCTACTGGCTGACTCAGATGAGAAACCTTTAGAACCTGGAGTTGATGGCATTTTGATGGATTTGGGCATGTCATCCATGCAG GTGGATGATCCAGAAAGGGGATTTAGTGTTCTTTGCGATGGTCCTCTTGATATGCGAATGGATCCTCAG GCAAGTCTAAAAGCAGAGGACATATTGAACAGCTGGCCGGAAATAGAAGTGGGGCGTGTTTTGCGGGTTTATGGAGAAGAAAGTAACTGGTATTCACTCCAAAATAAAATCGTAAAAGCTCGATCACAGGGTGGATTGCATACCACCAGTGAATTAGTGGATCTTATCCGGAAATCAACCCCTGGGTTCAAAG GAGGAAGGCAAGGTTGGATAAAAACAGCAACCAGAGTATTCCAAGCTCTGAGGATTGCTGTGAATGACGAACTGAAGGTATTAGAAGACGCGCTTTATAGTGCTTTCGAGTGTCTGGCTCCGGGAGGTCGACTTGCAGTGATTTCCTTCCACAGTTTGGAGGATAGGGTTGTAAAACAAACGTTTCTGGACATCATTAACAACCCCAAGACGGAAGGATGGGATGAAGAAGAGGTGATTAGGGTGAATGAGGATAATAATagggaggaaaaagaagaagaatggatTAAGCAAACAGTAAAAGGTTCAAAAGGTAGAATACTCACAAAAAGACCAATAACTCCATctgaagaggaagagaggtTGAATCGGCGATGTAGGAGCGCTAAGCTGAGAGTAATTCAGAAAAATAATGCATTTTAA
- the LOC111788305 gene encoding putative RNA methyltransferase At5g10620: MVTALCANISASPSVGRCKYTGQSVRAVPIRVLTVGKKRSRGVQLLIDEYIDKLNNYCNVEDVQLRSNPRNARDPRAQVDDEDVAVVNLLKSDDWVVMLDEKGKEISSEQMAELVADAGNTGASRLAFCIGGPYGHGQQLRQRANVSIKLSSMVLNHQIALLVLMEQLYSSWTILKGQKYHH; the protein is encoded by the exons ATGGTTACTGCTCTCTGTGCTAACATTTCCGCTTCTCCTTCAG TTGGACGTTGCAAGTACACCGGTCAATCTGTG AGAGCGGTGCCGATACGCGTTTTAACTGTTGGGAAGAAGAGGTCTCGTGGCGTTCAGCTTCTCATTGACGAGTATATTGACAAGCTCAATAACTACTGTAATGTGGAAGATGTTCAACTGCGATCAAATCCTAGAAATGCGCG GGATCCAAGAGCTCAGGTTGATGACGAAGACGTAGCTGTTGTGAATCTTCTCAAGTCCGACGATTGG GTTGTGATGTTGGATGAGAAAGGGAAAGAGATATCCTCCGAGCAGATGGCTGAGTTGGTGGCAGATGCAGGCAATACA GGTGCTTCAAGATTAGCATTTTGCATTGGTGGACCTTATGGCCATGGACAACAACTGCGACAACGAGCTAACGTATCGATCAAGCTGTCTTCCATGGTCTTAAATCATCAAATTGCATTACTTGTGCTTATGGAACAACTTTACAG TTCATGGACTATTCTGAAGGGTCAGAAGTACCATCATTAG